The genome window TTGCTAAAGGAGGAGGAACTTTTAAGATTGATCATCCATTAGATCCAAAAAACAAATATTTAATTCACAGTTTTGTTGAATCACCTGAAATGTTGAATATATATTCTGGTAATGTTACAACAGATGAAAATGGTTATGCAACAGTTTTATTACCAAACTATTTTGAAGCCGCTAATAAAGATTTTAGATATCAATTAACTACCATTGGTACATTTGCTCAAGCTATAATTAGAGAAAAAATTTCAGACAATAAATTTATTATCCAAACAAATTCACCTAATGTAGAAGTGAGTTGGCAAATAACTGCTGTAAGAGCAGATAAATATGCTAATGAAAACAGAATTATCCCAGAGAAAGAAAAAGAATACAAAGGAACTTACTTACATCCAGAATTATATGGTCAAAGTAAAGAAAAATCTGAAAATTATGCTAAAAATAAATTAATTAGCTATCCAGATACTAATTCTAATGTTGATGGACAATAATATCTAAATAAACTATTTTTTGAAAGGACAATTTAATATTAAATTGTCCTTTTTTTTACAATATATCTAAACTTCCCTTACCCTCACGAACAACTTCTGGCTCATAACCTGTTAAATCTATAATGGTGGAAGCTACATTGTCTCCGTAACCGCCATCGATAACCAAATCGACTTTATTTTGCCATTTTTCGAAGATTAATTCTGGATCGGTAGAATATTCAATAACCTCATCTTCATCACGAATTGACGTTGAAACAATAGGATTTCCTAACATTTCCACAATCTGAAGCGCAATATTGTTATGAGGAACACGTATTCCAACAGTTTTCTTTTTTCTGAATTCTTTTGGCAAATCATTATTTCCTGGCAAAATAAAAGTGTAAGGACCAGGTAAAGCACGTTTTAGTATTTTGAAAGTAGAAGTATCAATTTGCTTTACATAATCAGATAAATTACTCAAACTCGAACAAACAAAAGAAAAATTCGCTTTTTCCAATTTAATGCCTTTGATTTTAGCTAATTTTTCAAGCGCACGAGAATTCGTTATATCACAACCCAATCCATAAACCGTATCAGTTGGATAAATGACTAATCCACCATCTTTTAATACATCTACTACTTTTTTAATAGCTGCTTCACTTGGCTTATCTTCGTATATTCTTATGAATTCTGACATGATTTATATGTTTTTTTCGTCAGCTCGAGTGATTTTTCGAAATAAAATGGAGAAAAATTGTATCGAGAGCAAATTAATCTTAAAACTTCTTTTTTGCTAAATTAGGTAACTTTTCAAACTCTTGATTAATTAGAGCTTCCTTTTTTAGACGTGACCATTTCTTAATCTTTTTTTCTGTTTCAATTGCGATATTAATATCTGTAAATTCACAATAGTAAACCAATTCAATTGGTCGCCTATTTGCTGTATAACATTCAGGATAAAAACCTATTTCATGCTGAAAAATCCTTTGAGTCAAATTACTTGTTACTCCAGTATAATAAGAATCGTCGGAACATTTTAATATGTAAACATATGATTGCTTCATACCTCTCGATACATTTTTATTCCGTTTCTCTTCATAAAAACACTCGAAGTGACGGATTTACCCAATTACTTCCAACTTTGCAAATCGCAACAACAATTTTTTCAATCCACCCACATCAAAGCGAATTTCAGCTTTTTTATCAGCTCCTACTCCTTCTATGTTTACGATTTGACCTTTTCCAAAACGTTCGTGCATTACGATATTTCCAACCGTTAAATTGGCATCAACCGAATTAGATCCTCCTGAATTACTAGAAACAGGTTTTAAACGTCTAATATTAGCTGTAGGACTTGGTTGGTCTTGTGTTAAATATTTTGGCGGTGTTCCAGCAGTTGGCTTTGATAAACGCAATTTTGATTTATCAATATCACCAAAAACATCAATATCCATAACTGGTTTGTATCGATAAACTGAATCAACAGGATTCAAATATTCCAAATACTGATCGTTAATTTCTTCTATAAAACGAGAAGGTTCACTATCTACTAGTTTACCCCAACGATAACGCGATTGCGCATAAGTCAAATACGCTTGATGTTCGGCACGTGTTAGTGCAACATAAAACAAACGACGCTCTTCTTCTAATTCGCTACGCGTGTTCAAACTCATAGCACTCGGAAACAAATCTTCTTCTAAACCAACAATAAACACATGTGGAAACTCTAATCCTTTCGCCAAGTGAATTGTCATTAGCGCTACTCTATCATCATCACCAGTATCTTTATCTAAATCGGTAGCTAAAGCAACGTCTTCTAAAAACTCTGCTAAAGCACCTCTTGCACCATCAATTTCCTTTTGCCCTTCTGTAAAATCTTTAATACCGTTTAATAATTCTTCGATATTTTCAATTTTAGCTATTCCTTCTGGAGTTCCATCTTTCTTAAGTTCTTGAACCAAACCTGTTTTCTTAGTAACATGATCCGTTAAGAAAAATGCATCTTGATTTTCATTAACAACCTGAAAGCTTTTAATCATAGTAACAAAGTCATGAATTTTAGTCTTTGTTCCTGAATTCAGTTTCAAATCAATTTTA of Flavobacterium channae contains these proteins:
- a CDS encoding GIY-YIG nuclease family protein, whose product is MKQSYVYILKCSDDSYYTGVTSNLTQRIFQHEIGFYPECYTANRRPIELVYYCEFTDINIAIETEKKIKKWSRLKKEALINQEFEKLPNLAKKKF
- a CDS encoding L-threonylcarbamoyladenylate synthase; its protein translation is MSEFIRIYEDKPSEAAIKKVVDVLKDGGLVIYPTDTVYGLGCDITNSRALEKLAKIKGIKLEKANFSFVCSSLSNLSDYVKQIDTSTFKILKRALPGPYTFILPGNNDLPKEFRKKKTVGIRVPHNNIALQIVEMLGNPIVSTSIRDEDEVIEYSTDPELIFEKWQNKVDLVIDGGYGDNVASTIIDLTGYEPEVVREGKGSLDIL